The Sediminispirochaeta bajacaliforniensis DSM 16054 genome contains a region encoding:
- a CDS encoding glutamine synthetase III family protein, which produces MANGNIDFTKTPLTELYGSNQFSESVMRQRLPKSVFKELQAVMKGEQTLTLEIAEVVASAMRDWAIEKGATHYTHWFQPMTGLTAEKHDSFISPTSDGKVIMEFSGKELIMGEPDASSFPSGGLRATFEARGYTAWDTTSPAFLKEDRTGVTLYIPTAFISFRGEALDKKVPLLRSMEAIEKQSLRILKILGNDSSKHVFTTVGPEQEYFLVDKSLYDKRPDLILAGRTLFGAMPAKGQELDDHYFGSIKERVSDFMRELNYELWKLGISAKTQHNEVAPNQFELATIFASANVATDNNQLVMDTLRKVALRHGLVVLLHEKPFAGVNGSGKHNNWSIATDDGINLLEPGDSPHENAQFLLFLAAVIEAVDRYAPLLRVSAANTGNDHRLGANEAPPAIISIFLGDQLSDILEAVSGGGTVKAREGEMMIIGQTSLPKFPKHMTDRNRTSPFAFTGNKFEFRMAASSASIAEINTFLNAAVADVLAGFAERLETAKDTDKTKTIAELVKESYNNHKRVVFNGNGYSDDWVAEAEKRGLPNIATTVEAIERLTDDSNIGVLSRHGILSKEEILSRHEIYLESYSKKINIEAEIMLRMARQSIYPAVNRYIAETAELIGRVGSIDSQLPMKRQREILAYLVEKAEELAAAADVLEVKVKSAQSIADPSKQARSYRFDVFVAMSTLRAAGDALEEALPRDAWPFPNYEELLFML; this is translated from the coding sequence ATGGCAAACGGAAACATCGATTTCACCAAGACCCCTCTTACCGAGCTTTACGGGTCTAACCAATTTAGCGAAAGTGTCATGCGGCAGCGACTTCCCAAGTCGGTGTTTAAGGAATTACAGGCGGTTATGAAGGGTGAACAGACCTTAACCCTTGAGATTGCCGAGGTCGTTGCCAGCGCAATGCGGGACTGGGCAATTGAAAAGGGTGCAACGCACTATACCCACTGGTTTCAGCCGATGACGGGGCTGACTGCCGAAAAGCATGATTCCTTCATAAGTCCTACCTCCGACGGTAAGGTCATCATGGAGTTCTCTGGAAAAGAGCTGATCATGGGAGAGCCGGATGCATCCAGTTTCCCCAGCGGCGGCCTCCGGGCGACCTTTGAAGCACGAGGTTATACAGCCTGGGACACAACGAGTCCTGCCTTCCTGAAAGAAGATAGAACAGGGGTCACCCTTTACATCCCCACCGCCTTTATCAGTTTTAGGGGAGAAGCCCTGGATAAAAAGGTCCCCCTGCTTCGTTCCATGGAAGCGATTGAAAAGCAGTCCCTGCGCATTCTGAAAATCCTCGGAAACGACTCCAGCAAGCATGTATTCACCACTGTTGGTCCGGAACAGGAATACTTCCTGGTCGATAAGAGTTTGTACGATAAACGCCCCGACCTCATCCTTGCGGGCCGGACCCTTTTCGGCGCCATGCCCGCCAAGGGACAGGAGCTTGACGATCATTACTTCGGTTCAATTAAGGAACGGGTTTCCGATTTCATGCGGGAATTGAACTATGAACTGTGGAAGCTCGGTATTTCCGCAAAAACCCAGCACAACGAGGTTGCTCCGAACCAGTTCGAGCTTGCAACTATTTTTGCAAGTGCAAATGTTGCTACCGACAACAACCAGCTCGTGATGGACACTCTGCGCAAGGTGGCCCTTCGCCATGGTTTGGTCGTACTGCTTCACGAGAAGCCCTTTGCAGGTGTCAACGGTTCTGGAAAGCATAACAACTGGTCGATTGCCACCGACGATGGTATCAATCTTCTCGAGCCTGGTGACAGTCCCCATGAAAACGCCCAATTTCTGCTCTTCCTCGCTGCGGTTATCGAAGCTGTGGATCGTTACGCGCCCCTGCTGAGGGTCTCTGCGGCAAATACAGGAAATGATCACCGCCTCGGTGCAAACGAGGCACCGCCCGCGATTATTTCGATCTTCCTCGGCGATCAGCTCAGCGATATCCTGGAAGCCGTCTCTGGCGGTGGAACAGTAAAAGCACGTGAAGGCGAGATGATGATCATCGGCCAGACAAGCCTGCCGAAGTTTCCCAAGCACATGACCGACAGGAACAGAACAAGCCCCTTCGCTTTTACCGGAAACAAATTTGAGTTCCGTATGGCAGCTTCCAGCGCCTCGATTGCGGAAATCAACACCTTTCTAAATGCAGCTGTTGCCGATGTTCTCGCGGGTTTTGCCGAACGGCTCGAAACCGCAAAGGATACGGACAAAACCAAGACTATCGCCGAACTGGTAAAAGAGAGCTACAACAATCACAAGCGGGTTGTATTCAACGGGAATGGTTATTCCGACGATTGGGTTGCAGAAGCCGAAAAACGAGGTCTTCCCAACATTGCAACCACCGTTGAGGCGATCGAGCGGCTTACCGACGACAGTAATATCGGCGTTTTAAGCCGACACGGTATTCTCAGTAAGGAAGAAATTCTCAGCCGACATGAAATTTATCTTGAAAGCTACAGTAAAAAGATTAACATTGAAGCTGAAATCATGCTCCGCATGGCACGGCAGTCTATCTATCCGGCGGTCAATCGTTACATCGCAGAAACTGCGGAACTGATCGGACGGGTGGGTAGTATCGACTCTCAGCTTCCCATGAAGCGCCAGCGCGAGATACTTGCCTACCTCGTGGAAAAAGCCGAGGAACTTGCCGCAGCTGCCGATGTACTTGAAGTAAAAGTAAAAAGTGCCCAGAGCATAGCCGATCCCTCAAAACAGGCGAGAAGCTATCGGTTTGATGTTTTTGTCGCCATGAGTACCCTGAGAGCGGCTGGAGATGCCCTTGAAGAGGCACTGCCCAGGGATGCATGGCCGTTCCCTAACTATGAGGAACTTTTGTTTATGCTCTAA
- a CDS encoding cation:proton antiporter: protein MFSNDSKRPFALVIVLFSSLAVPVLLLASESVAESGPYMTHLMTLLILQLSFIVIASRFLGWIFSRYLRQPKVLGELVAGMVVGPYALGRLRVPVLDSPLFPLPAGTLPVSPELYGFAVVASIVLLFFAGLETDLPTFLRFSMKGSLVGFGGVVVSFFLGDMVAVLFLPAVHRFMHPTALFLGTLSTATSVGITARILSEKKKMSSPEGVTILAAAVLDDVLGIILLAVVVGVAKVASAGGHVHWGHIGIIAAKAFGFWLISTVLGIIFAPKLSRRLKRLESMEMVASVSFGIALFLSGLSEMAGLAMIIGAYVVGLSLSQTDIAFEIQEKLHGIYDFMVPIFFAIMGMMVDFSALPAVLGFGALYVLVAFAGKLIGCGLPALATGFNVRGALRIGAGMLPRGEVTLIVAGIGLASGAIGPEIFGVAIMTLLAAGIAAPPLLIKSFHGGSGYTKSLDTGSGSMKTIELEFPSKRMAEFVISEVLNGFRGEEFFVQPVDHNRQLYNLRKDDIQITLKLDGTVVQLSTVEEHEPFVRLLMLEVLLDLKEFVQSIESMKSPDMMGTDLLLGIFGEPTSGKSI from the coding sequence ATGTTTTCAAATGATAGCAAACGTCCATTTGCCCTTGTTATAGTGCTGTTCTCTTCTCTGGCGGTTCCCGTGCTGCTTCTCGCCTCCGAATCGGTTGCCGAATCCGGTCCCTACATGACCCATCTCATGACGTTGCTGATTCTGCAGCTTTCCTTTATCGTGATTGCCTCCCGCTTCCTCGGTTGGATATTCAGCCGCTACCTTCGGCAGCCCAAAGTCCTGGGAGAGCTTGTCGCAGGGATGGTGGTGGGCCCCTATGCCCTAGGCAGGCTTCGGGTTCCAGTCCTTGATAGCCCTTTGTTTCCGCTCCCTGCGGGAACCTTGCCTGTTAGTCCGGAGCTTTACGGTTTTGCAGTTGTCGCTTCAATTGTCTTGCTTTTCTTTGCAGGGCTGGAAACCGATTTACCCACCTTCCTTCGTTTCTCGATGAAAGGCAGTCTTGTCGGTTTCGGTGGTGTTGTCGTTTCCTTTTTCCTTGGCGACATGGTTGCGGTGCTGTTTCTTCCTGCCGTTCACCGATTTATGCATCCGACGGCACTTTTCCTGGGAACCCTCTCTACCGCTACCAGTGTCGGGATAACTGCAAGGATATTGAGTGAAAAGAAAAAGATGTCGAGTCCCGAGGGGGTCACCATCCTTGCTGCTGCCGTACTGGATGATGTTTTGGGGATTATCCTCCTTGCCGTTGTTGTTGGTGTTGCCAAGGTTGCCAGTGCAGGAGGTCATGTTCACTGGGGTCACATTGGGATTATTGCCGCAAAGGCCTTTGGTTTCTGGTTGATCAGTACCGTGCTTGGTATCATCTTTGCGCCGAAACTGAGTCGGAGGCTGAAACGGCTGGAATCAATGGAAATGGTTGCCTCCGTCAGTTTCGGTATTGCTTTGTTTTTGTCAGGCTTGTCGGAAATGGCCGGTTTGGCTATGATAATCGGAGCGTATGTCGTCGGCTTGAGCCTAAGCCAAACCGATATCGCCTTTGAGATCCAGGAAAAGCTTCACGGCATTTACGACTTCATGGTTCCGATTTTTTTCGCCATCATGGGTATGATGGTGGATTTTTCCGCCTTACCTGCGGTGCTTGGTTTCGGGGCCCTCTACGTTTTAGTTGCCTTTGCAGGCAAGCTTATTGGTTGCGGGCTTCCCGCCCTTGCCACCGGCTTCAATGTACGAGGAGCCCTTCGTATCGGTGCCGGGATGTTGCCCCGAGGGGAGGTTACCTTAATTGTCGCCGGGATAGGCCTTGCTTCGGGGGCAATCGGTCCTGAAATTTTCGGGGTTGCCATCATGACGCTACTTGCTGCCGGCATTGCGGCACCCCCTCTTCTGATAAAAAGTTTTCATGGCGGTAGTGGTTATACAAAATCCCTTGATACGGGATCAGGTTCGATGAAAACCATTGAGTTGGAATTCCCGTCCAAAAGAATGGCCGAATTTGTGATCAGCGAGGTACTGAACGGTTTCCGGGGTGAGGAGTTTTTTGTCCAGCCGGTCGATCATAATCGGCAGCTGTATAACCTTAGGAAGGACGATATTCAGATCACCCTGAAGCTGGATGGTACTGTGGTGCAGTTGTCTACCGTTGAGGAGCATGAACCTTTTGTACGGCTCCTTATGCTTGAGGTGCTGTTGGACCTGAAAGAGTTTGTTCAGTCGATTGAAAGCATGAAAAGTCCGGATATGATGGGTACCGATCTTCTGTTGGGGATCTTCGGAGAACCGACTTCCGGGAAGAGCATATAA
- a CDS encoding aminotransferase-like domain-containing protein yields the protein MGQFRYAERTECMESSILREILKVTAQPGMISLAGGLPSPDAFPVELVKELCDKALTTWKDSILQYGTSEGFAPLLEALSGYLKNDRHIESAETDRILVTNGSQQILDVVAKLFIMPGDKIAVESPTYLGALQAFNPYQPVYVDIATDEEGVIPESLEEVAVKEKPKFFYLVPTFQNPTGKSIGLERRKAIADIAIKHNLLIVEDDPYGAIRYRGEPLPPIASLASDNILYSGTFSKTFAPGLRLGFVTAPKDLISWMVKAKQSIDLHTSTFVQALAALYLGEGHMKRQIPKICELYRPKQEAMLAALKKHFPSSFFFTEPEGGMFVWAEGPEGFDSLAVYEKAIERKVAYVPGRFFYTRKEDGAGTIRLNFTNSTVEQINSAVATLGDLFAEQV from the coding sequence GTGGGACAATTTAGGTATGCGGAACGGACGGAATGCATGGAGTCGAGCATTCTGCGTGAGATCCTCAAGGTCACTGCACAACCGGGGATGATTTCTTTGGCGGGCGGACTTCCCTCACCCGATGCCTTCCCCGTTGAGCTGGTAAAAGAGCTGTGTGATAAGGCTCTGACAACCTGGAAGGACTCAATTCTTCAGTACGGCACGAGCGAAGGGTTTGCTCCCCTGTTGGAGGCGCTTTCCGGTTATTTAAAGAACGATCGGCATATTGAAAGTGCCGAAACAGATCGTATCTTGGTCACCAACGGAAGTCAGCAAATTCTCGACGTCGTGGCAAAGCTTTTCATTATGCCGGGAGATAAGATTGCCGTTGAATCCCCTACTTATCTGGGGGCGCTTCAAGCCTTTAATCCCTATCAGCCTGTCTATGTCGATATCGCTACCGATGAAGAGGGGGTCATTCCGGAATCCCTGGAAGAGGTGGCAGTGAAAGAGAAGCCGAAGTTTTTCTACCTTGTTCCTACGTTCCAGAATCCCACGGGAAAATCCATCGGTTTGGAGCGACGAAAGGCCATTGCCGATATTGCGATCAAGCACAACCTGCTGATTGTTGAAGATGATCCCTACGGTGCGATTCGTTATCGGGGTGAGCCGTTACCACCGATCGCTTCACTTGCTTCCGATAATATTCTCTACTCCGGTACCTTTTCAAAAACATTTGCTCCCGGCCTCAGACTGGGATTTGTGACAGCCCCGAAGGATCTGATCTCCTGGATGGTAAAGGCCAAGCAGAGTATCGATTTGCATACCAGTACCTTCGTACAGGCCCTTGCCGCGCTCTACCTCGGAGAGGGGCACATGAAACGGCAGATTCCGAAAATTTGTGAACTGTATCGTCCGAAACAGGAGGCGATGCTTGCTGCGCTGAAAAAACACTTCCCTTCTTCTTTCTTTTTCACCGAGCCAGAAGGTGGAATGTTTGTCTGGGCGGAAGGCCCCGAAGGTTTCGACAGCCTTGCCGTTTATGAAAAAGCCATTGAACGGAAGGTCGCCTATGTGCCCGGTCGTTTCTTTTATACACGAAAGGAAGACGGGGCCGGTACCATACGCCTGAACTTTACCAACAGTACGGTGGAGCAGATCAATTCCGCCGTTGCCACTCTCGGCGATCTCTTCGCCGAACAAGTCTAA